In one Lolium rigidum isolate FL_2022 chromosome 3, APGP_CSIRO_Lrig_0.1, whole genome shotgun sequence genomic region, the following are encoded:
- the LOC124701966 gene encoding putative receptor protein kinase ZmPK1 yields MGGVYIFNASISFLLILSTALANDHSSSNNILARGSSISTKDDTSITILVSPNGAFACGFYKVATNAFTFSIWFSGLSTVAWTANRDAPVNGKGSSLTFHKDGSLVLRDYNDKPVWSTNTSSAAGASHAELLDTGNLVVIDPDGRHLWRSFDSPTDTLLPLQPMTRGANLVSASARGLLSSGLFTFFFDSDNVLKLIYYGPETSSLYWPDPYKTSLDNARVTYNSTRYGVLDQKGKFLASDGLSFESSDLGHDMVMRRLTLDYDGNLRLYSLDASSGSWSVSWMALRQVCDIHGLCGQNSFCTSTPKLPYCSCIPGFKMNDPGDWSKGCRRNVNLTAKREGGKGATKDFSFVRLDTTDFYGYDVEIINSVPVFDCRNKCLDSVDCQAFGYKRGLGSCFLKIFLFNGKMLQSFDNFIYVKVPKTNTTLPSQELASGPAHVCKLAEEEAYPSSQLVQGDTSKFKFGSFLSSALTLLVVEVVLIIGGCCVVYKWEKTPEITDDVGYMIISSQFRMFSYKELQKATNHFQQELGSGGSGAVYMGVLDDERKVAVKKLNDIIQGDQEFRSELSVIGRIYHLNLITIWGFCAEKNHKLLVSEFIENGSLDRILFDHQGFSPVLQWHQRYNIALGVAKGLAYLHHECLEWIVHCDVKPENILLDKDFEPKIADFGLVQLLKRESSTQMLSRVHGTRGYIAPEWALNLPITGKADVYSYGVVLLELVKGIRVSEWVVEGQEEVEMAVRCSTEIIKEKLANEDQSWLLEFVDYKLHGDFNHSQVIMLLKIAVSCVEEERRNRPSMGHVVQTLHAQME; encoded by the coding sequence ATGGGAGGTGTCTACATTTTCAACGCATCCATCTCCTTCCTTCTCATACTCTCCACTGCTCTTGCAAACGATcatagcagcagcaacaacatccTTGCAAGAGGCTCCTCCATCTCCACCAAGGACGACACCAGTATCACCATCCTCGTGTCGCCCAATGGCGCCTTCGCCTGCGGCTTCTACAAGGTCGCCACCAACGCCTTCACGTTCTCCATCTGGTTCTCCGGCTTGTCCACCGTCGCATGGACGGCCAACCGCGACGCTCCAGTGAACGGGAAAGGGTCCAGCCTCACCTTCCACAAGGACGGGAGCTTGGTCCTTCGTGACTACAACGACAAGCCTGTCTGGAGCACCAACACAAGCAGTGCGGCCGGTGCCAGCCACGCGGAGCTTCTCGACACCGGCAACCTCGTCGTCATAGACCCCGACGGCAGGCACCTCTGGAGGAGCTTCGACTCGCCAACCGACACACTTCTGCCGTTGCAGCCCATGACTCGGGGTGCAAACCTGGTATCTGCATCTGCTAGGGGTTTACTTTCTTCCGGGCTCTTTACCTTTTTCTTTGACAGTGACAACGTGCTGAAGCTTATCTACTATGGCCCAGAGACCAGCAGCTTATACTGGCCTGACCCTTACAAAACTTCGTTGGACAACGCTAGGGTTACTTACAACAGTACACGATATGGGGTTCTGGATCAGAAGGGCAAGTTTCTAGCTAGCGATGGGCTTAGCTTCGAATCGTCTGATCTTGGTCATGACATGGTCATGAGGAGATTGACTCTGGATTACGACGGAAACCTTAGGCTGTATAGCCTGGACGCAAGCAGCGGTAGTTGGTCGGTTTCTTGGATGGCACTTCGTCAAGTTTGCGATATACATGGCCTGTGTGGCCAAAACAGCTTCTGCACAAGCACACCAAAGCTCCCGTACTGTTCTTGTATCCCAGGCTTCAAAATGAATGACCCTGGCGACTGGAGCAAGGGGTGTAGGCGCAACGTGAACTTAACAGCCAAAAGAGAAGGAGGCAAGGGGGCAACCAAAGATTTCTCATTCGTCAGACTCGACACAACTGACTTCTACGGGTATGACGTTGAAATCATTAATTCAGTGCCAGTATTTGATTGTAGAAATAAATGCTTGGACAGCGTAGATTGCCAAGCTTTTGGTTACAAAAGGGGATTAGGCTCGTGTTTCTTGAAGATCTTTCTTTTCAATGGCAAGATGCTGCAATCCTTTGATAATTTCATCTATGTGAAAGTTCCCAAAACCAACACAACGTTGCCTTCACAAGAATTAGCTTCTGGACCAGCCCATGTTTGCAAGCTTGCCGAGGAAGAGGCGTATCCTTCATCACAGCTGGTCCAAGGTGACACTTCCAAATTCAAGTTTGGATCATTCCTCTCTTCTGCATTGACACTGCTTGTTGTTGAAGTAGTTCTTATCATTGGCGGTTGTTGTGTTGTTTACAAATGGGAAAAAACACCCGAGATTACAGATGATGTAGGCTACATGATAATTTCCAGCCAGTTTCGAATGTTTAGCTACAAGGAGTTACAGAAAGCAACCAATCATTTCCAACAAGAGCTGGGCAGTGGAGGATCAGGAGCAGTTTACATGGGAGTCCTCGATGATGAAAGGAAGGTCGCAGTGAAGAAGCTAAATGATATCATCCAAGGAGACCAAGAATTTAGGTCTGAGTTGAGTGTTATAGGAAGAATTTATCATTTGAATCTGATCACAATCTGGGGATTTTGTGCCGAGAAGAACCACAAGCTCTTGGTTTCCGAGTTCATTGAAAATGGTTCTTTAGACAGAATTCTGTTTGATCATCAGGGCTTTTCTCCTGTGCTCCAATGGCACCAAAGGTACAATATTGCACTTGGAGTAGCAAAAGGACTAGCCTATCTCCACCATGAGTGTCTTGAATGGATAGTGCACTGTGATGTCAAACCAGAGAACATATTGTTAGATAAAGACTTTGAGCCCAAGATTGCAGATTTTGGACTGGTGCAGCTACTGAAACGAGAATCAAGCACACAAATGTTGTCTAGGGTGCATGGAACTAGGGGATATATTGCACCAGAATGGGCTCTAAATCTTCCAATCACTGGTAAGGCTGATGTTTACAGCTATGGAGTAGTGCTTCTTGAATTAGTGAAGGGGATCCGTGTCTCTGAATGGGTGGTTGAGGGCCAGGAGGAGGTGGAAATGGCTGTTAGATGCTCTACTGAGATTATTAAGGAGAAGTTAGCAAACGAGGATCAGTCATGGCTTCTGGAGTTTGTTGACTACAAACTGCATGGAGATTTTAACCATTCACAAGTTATCATGCTACTTAAGATTGCAGTATCATGTGTGGAAGAGGAGCGCCGCAACAGACCAAGCATGGGCCATGTGGTGCAAACTTTGCATGCACAGATGGAATAA